CGGGCTCGGCCGGTCCGGCCACGCGCCACGCGTCCTGGAGGTAGAAGCTCCGCCCCCCGACGCTACGGAGCCCGCAAAGAAAGCGGATCTCGTCCGAGTCGGGCTCCGCGTTCATGTCGCCCACGAGGACCGGAGGGAACGTGCCTTCGCGGCTCCAGGACTCCACGAGATCGGCCACGGCCAGCACCTGCCGTTCGCGCACGTAACCGTGGTCGAACTTCCAGTTGAGGTGGGTGACGAAAAACGGCACGAGACCGAAGGGAGCCTCTACGAGTGCGGCGACGACACACCTCCGCTCACCCGTCTCCTCCCCGGGAAGAAAACGCACCTCCGAGCGGCGGACGCGCCAGCGCGAAGCGAGGCAGTTCCCGAAAGCCCCGTCCGGCGGCTCGCCGGCGCAGCAGTCCGCTCCGCGCTCGTTCCACTCGACGGCCGCACCGAAGACGCGCTCGTAGCTCTCGCCGAGGGCCATCTTCGCCTGGTCGAGACCGTCGCGCCGGACGACGATTTCCTGGAGCCCCACGAGGTCGGGCTCGAGCCGTTCGACCCAGCGGCGGACGAGCCGCATCCGGGCCTCGAAAGGTTCGCTCACGTTCCAGCAGTTGAGCGTCAGGACCCGAAGCAAACGGGAACCTCAGCGGGGACGCCGTTCCTCGAGCGGGACGTAGTCTCGGCGGCCGTGCCCGCAGTAGATCTGGCGGGGACGCGCGATCCTCTGTTCGGGATCGGCAAGCATCTCCTGCCACTGGGCGATCCAGCCGACCGTGCGGGCAATCGCGAAAAGGACGGGGTACATGTCCGTGGGAAATCCCATCGCCTGGTAGATGATCCCGGAGTAGAAGTCCACGTTCGGGTAGAGACGGCGGCTCACGAAGTACTCGTCCTCGAGTGCGATCCGCTCGAGTTCCACGGCGATGTCGATGAGCGGACTCCTACCCGTGACCTCGAAGACCTCGTAGGCGAGCTTTTTGATGATCTTGGCACGCGGGTCGTAGTTCTTGTAGACGCGGTGCCCGAAGCCCATGAGCCGCACTTCGCCCGCCTTCACGCGCCGGATGTAGGCGGGGATGTTTTTCACGTCGCCGATCTCCTCGAGCATGCGGACCACGGCCTCGTTGGCTCCGCCGTGGAGCGGCCCGTAGAGGGCGGCCGTGGCCGCCGCCACGGCGCAGAAGGGGTCGGCGTGCGAGCTTCCGACGGTCCGCATCGCCGTCGTGCTGCAGTTCTGTTCGTGGTCGGCGTGGAGGATGAAGAGGACGTCGAGGGCACGCTCGAGGACGGGGTTGGGGGTGTACTTGAGCTCGGTCTTCTTGAAGAGCATGTTGAGGAAATTCCCCGTGTAACTCAGGTCGTTGTCCGGGTACGCGTAGGGCATCCCGATCGAGTGCCGGTAGGCGAAGGCGGCGAGCGTGGGCATCTTGGCGATGAGCCGGTGGGTCTGGAGCTCGCGCGAGGCGGGGTCGAAGATCTTTTTCGCGTCGGGGTAGAAGGTCGAGAGAGCCGCCACGGTGCTCACCAGGATCCCCATCGGGTGCGCGTCGTAGTGGAAGCCGTCGATGAACTGCTTGATGTTCTCGTGGATCATCGTGTGGAGCGTGATGCTCCGCACGAAGGACTCGAGCTCGGACGCGGTCGGAAGCTCGCCGTGGAGGACGAGGTAGGCCACTTCGAGAAACGTGCTGCGCTCGGCGAGCTGCTCGATCGGATAGCCCCGGTAGAGGAGAACGCCGCGCTCGCCGTCGATGAACGTGATCGAGCTCCGGCAGCTCGCCGTGTTGACGAAGGCCGGGTCGTAGGAGAGAAGTCCGGGATCGTCCGGTCCCGTACGGATCTGCCGGAGGTCGGTCGCGCGGATCGCCCCGTCGACGATCGGAATCTCGTACGTCTTGCCCGTCCGGGAGTCGGTGACCAGAAGCTTCTCTGCGCCCATGGCTCCTCCTTTGCTCTCCACCACCCTCGGGTGCGCTCAGGCTACGCCACGGCGAACGTCGAAACAAACCCCCCTAGCGAACCCCTTCGGGTAGCTTCGGCACGTGGGCACTCAGGACCTCGTGTCCCTCGGGCGTGACGAGCACGTCGTCCTCGATCCGGATCCCCGTTCCCCGCAGGTCCTCGGGCACGTCGTCCCGCTCACGGGAGAAGTAGAGCCCGGGTTCCACCGTGAGCACCATGCCGGGCTCGAGTTTGCGGGGCTTGCCGTCGACCTCGTAACGCCCGACGTCGTG
The sequence above is a segment of the Candidatus Binatia bacterium genome. Coding sequences within it:
- the gltA gene encoding citrate synthase, encoding MGAEKLLVTDSRTGKTYEIPIVDGAIRATDLRQIRTGPDDPGLLSYDPAFVNTASCRSSITFIDGERGVLLYRGYPIEQLAERSTFLEVAYLVLHGELPTASELESFVRSITLHTMIHENIKQFIDGFHYDAHPMGILVSTVAALSTFYPDAKKIFDPASRELQTHRLIAKMPTLAAFAYRHSIGMPYAYPDNDLSYTGNFLNMLFKKTELKYTPNPVLERALDVLFILHADHEQNCSTTAMRTVGSSHADPFCAVAAATAALYGPLHGGANEAVVRMLEEIGDVKNIPAYIRRVKAGEVRLMGFGHRVYKNYDPRAKIIKKLAYEVFEVTGRSPLIDIAVELERIALEDEYFVSRRLYPNVDFYSGIIYQAMGFPTDMYPVLFAIARTVGWIAQWQEMLADPEQRIARPRQIYCGHGRRDYVPLEERRPR